One Cryptomeria japonica chromosome 9, Sugi_1.0, whole genome shotgun sequence genomic window carries:
- the LOC131057861 gene encoding pentatricopeptide repeat-containing protein At3g26782, mitochondrial-like, producing the protein MSSVTHLNQNLRALCRDGWLKEAMHILLNTHKPSVNSGTYLQLLQTCIDKNALSEGKQIHSHINDRGFTFATDTFLQNRLISMYDRCGSLVNARQVFDHLTERDIFTWNVILAAYRRHGFPRQALVLFHQMQRTGVRLDQFTYCIILTVCAKMASVKHGLQVHGKTIRCGFQSNIFVMNTLIDVYGKCGSVDAARALFDQMPQRDVVSWSTIIAGYTQNGFFDKALEILKCMDLAGVKLNSATFASILPLCANRGALEQGMEIHKSVIESGLLSDVVVVTALTDMYVKCGSIEKAEGLFDKLSERNVISWNVLIVGYAQNRLANKALQTFKQMQLAGVNPNSVTFASILPSCGKICALEHIMEIHRKIIENGFLLDVVVGTALIDMYSKCGSIQDAHKLFDNMAQRNVVSWTAIIAGYAQNGLVEKALGMFKQMQLAGVRADSSTFARILPTCTKMGALEQGMEIHHKITERGFLSDSVVVTALIDMYVKCGSIQKARKLFDKMENANVVSWTAIITGYAQNGNLDEALRLFEKMPQCDVISWTVIIGGYVQNGLVDKALEMFREMQLAGVNPNSSTFASILPACAKHGILEQGKEIHQKIIEQRVLSDVIIVTALIDMYAKCGSIQKARDLFDKMQNPDVAAWNAMIAGYAMHGYSKEAIKLFELMKHSGTNPNHVSFTCVLFACCHAGLVDDGCQYFNGMNMQAINHYVCMVDLLGRAGYLDETLNFIIKMPIKPDLVVWMCLIAGCRSHKNVKLGEFVATHLFELESKREAPYVLLSNIYAEVGRWRDIQKVRKLMKDRGIKKKPGCSWIEIHKMVHTFFVGDRSHPQTQEIYAKLESLSCEMKAAGYVPNTIPVLHDLVEEEKEILICHHSEKLAIAFGLLNTSPGTTIRVVKNLRVCRDCHTASKFISKIVAREIVVRDMNRFHHFKHGQCSCGDYW; encoded by the coding sequence ATGTCATCTGTTACCCATCTCAATCAAAATCTGAGAGCGTTATGCAGAGATGGTTGGTTGAAGGAGGCAATGCACATTCTACTTAACACCCACAAACCTTCTGTAAACTCTGGTACATATCTTCAACTATTGCAGACCTGCATTGATAAGAATGCGCTTTCAGAGGGCAAACAAATCCACTCCCACATCAACGACAGGGGATTTACATTTGCCACAGACACTTTTTTGCAAAATAGGCTTATCAGCATGTATGACAGATGCGGAAGTTTGGTTAATGCTCGCCAAGTGTTTGATCACTTGACTGAACGAGACATCTTCACATGGAATGTGATACTTGCAGCTTACAGAAGACATGGATTTCCTCGGCAGGCATTGGTATTGTTTCACCAAATGCAACGAACAGGTGTTCGTCTGGATCAGTTCACCTACTGCATTATTCTCACTGTATGTGCCAAAATGGCATCtgtaaaacatggtttgcaggtccATGGGAAAACTATTAGATGCGGATTTCAATCCAATATCTTTGTGATGAATACCCTTATAGACGTGTACGGGAAATGTGGAAGTGTGGATGCCGCGCGGGCACTGTTTGACCAAATGCCCCAGCGAGATGTGGTCTCATGGTCTACAATCATAGCTGGGTATACACAAAATGGGTTCTTTGACAAAGCCTTGGAGATTTTAAAGTGTATGGACTTAGCAGGTGTAAAGCTCAACTCggcaacctttgctagcatccttccACTCTGCGCCAACaggggagctttggaacagggcatgGAAATCCATAAAAGTGTAATAGAAAGCGGCCTGTTGTCGGATGTAGTAGTTGTGACTGCCCTGACAGACATGTATGTGAAATGTGGAAGTATAGAGAAGGCAGAGGGATTATTTGACAAATTATCTGAACgaaatgtgatctcatggaatgtGTTGATTGTAGGATATGCGCAAAACAGGCTTGCTAACAAAGCCTTGCAGACTTTTAAGCAAATGCAGTTGGCAGGTGTGAATCCGAACTCGGTAACATTTGCCAGCATCCTGCCATCATGTGGCAAAATATGTGCTTTGGAACATATTATGGAAATCCATCGAAAAATAATTGAGAACGGTTTtctgttagatgttgtagttggaACTGCTCTCATTGACATGTattcaaaatgtggaagcatacaggATGCTCACAAGTTGTTTGACAATATGGCTCAGCGCAATGTGGTCTCGTGGACTGCTATCATTGCTGGATATGCTCAAAATGGGCTGGTTGAAAAAGCCTTGGGGatgttcaagcaaatgcaattggcaggtgtgagGGCAGACTCTTCAACCTTCGCTAGGATCCTCCCAACGtgtaccaaaatgggagctttggaacagggtatggaaatCCACCACAAAATAACTGAGAGAGGTTTTTTGTCAGATAGTGTAGTTGTGACAGCCCTAATAGACATGTATGTGAAATGTGGAAGCATACAGAAGGCAcgcaaattgtttgacaaaatggaAAATGCGAATGTGGTTTCTTGGACTGCAATCATTACAGGATATGCACAAAACGGTAATCTTGATGAGGCTTTGAGGCTTTTCGAAAAAATGCCTCAATGTGATGTTATCTCATGGACTGTAATCATTGGTGGATATGTACAAAATGGGCTTGTTGATAAGGCCTTGGAAATGTTTAGAGAAATGCAATTGGCTGGTGTAAATCCAAACTCCTCAACATTTGCTAGTATCTTGCCAGCTTGTGCTAAACATGGAATTCTGGAACAGGGTAAGGAAATCCATCAAAAAATAATTGAACAAAGAGTTCTTTCAGATGTTATAATTGTGACTGCcttgatagacatgtatgcaaaatgtggaagcatacaaaAGGCACGTGATTTGTTTGATAAAATGCAAAATCCAGATGTGGCcgcatggaatgctatgattgcaggatatgcaatgCATGGTTATAGCAAGGAAGCCATCAAATTGTTTGAACTAATGAAGCACTCTGGAACCAACCCTAACCATGTAAGCTTCACTTGTGTTTTATTTGCATGCTGTCATGCAGGTCTAGTGGATGATGGCTGCCAGTATTTCAATGGCATGAACATGCAAGCAATTAATCATTATGTCTGCATGGTTGACCTTCTCGGCCGTGCTGGCTATCTTGATGAAACCCTAAACtttatcatcaaaatgccaataaaaCCTGATTTGGTTGTTTGGATGTGTCTGATTGCTGGTTGCAGATCACATAAAAATGtgaagttaggagaatttgtggCAACACACCTTTTTGAGTTGGAATCTAAAAGAGAGGCACCTTATGTTCTTCTGTCAAACATTTATGCAGAAGTGGGCAGGTGGCGTGACATTCAAAAGGTAAGGAAATTGATGAAAGACAGAGGAATTAAGAAAAAACCTGGATGTAGTTGGATAGAAATTCATAAAATGGTACACACATTTTTTGTAGGAGACAGATCACATCCACAAACACAGGAGATCTATGCAAAGTTGGAGAGTTTATCTTGTGAGATGAAGGCAGCAGGTTATGTTCCAAATACAATACCTGTATTGCATGATCTGGTGGAAGAAGAGAAGGAAATACTCATTTGCCACCATAGTGAGAAGTTGGCAATTGCATTTGGGTTGTTAAACACTTCCCCTGGAACAACTATTAGAGTTGTGAAGAACCTTCGAGTATGTCGTGACTGTCACACTGCATCAAAGTTTATATCCAAGATTGTTGCAAGAGAAATTGTTGTGAGAGACATGAACCGTTTCCATCATTTTAAACATGGACAGTGTTCTTGTGGAGATTATTGGTGA